The genomic region TGGAGGTCGCTATATTATCTCCTGCTGCTGCACAATGCCCTACTGATGTGCAACCAGTGTTACTGATACCACTAAAGGTTCCAGGAATTATTTCAGCATTTGCCAAATGCTCCCAAGCCCTCCAAGATTCGTGTATATTTTGTGTCCCAGCCGTCCACATATAGTTGACCTTACCATCACCATCACCATCACAGGTTTGTGTGCCGGTTCCTGCAACGGTAGTGCAACTTCCTGAAACCGCGCCCCAGTATGCTGTTGCATTGTCATGATCACCAGGTAGAGCATTGTATTTCAACTTATAGGTATTAATAGCGGTCCTATACTTGTTGAGTTCAGAAACTACGCTATTTAGTTCTGCACTTCTTATGAGGTCTTGCCCAACAGTGATACCACCGATAATCAAACCGATAATTACCAATACAATAGAAAGCTCCAGTAGAGTGAAGCCTTCCTTCATATCCTTCATATCCTTCATATCCTTCATATCCTTCATATCCTTCATATCCTTCATATCCTATAATAATATCATGAGAAAAATTAAATTAATCAACATCGAATATAGGAGTGCAGTCAATGCTGTCAGAAGATAGGCGGTAATCTCCATCAAGAATCGTTGAATCGCTACAAAGGGCAGCATCAGGCATACCGATGCCCCCAGCTCCTGCTGCTAATGCACCACCAGAATTAGGGTCAGTGATTGTTCCGCTATTGGCCATACCATCATCAATTTTTTTCTCTATCGAATACAAATCTGGCGCACTCATAACACCAGCTCCTGCCGCACCAGTAGCAAGTACGGTTGCTGTAGAGAGAGAAAGTACATGCCTTGCCGATGTTGCTTTCCCCCAAGAAGAAGCTCCATCAACATAATAGAAGTGCCACTGCGCATTAGCGAGCTTACTTTCCGGAGAACTTAAGCTTCCGGCTGCTGGAACAATACCTGTAAAATCCCCAGATAGAATTTCGGAATTGCTTAGATGTTCCCAAAACCGCCAATGCTCGTGAGCGCCAGTCGGTGTATAGTGTAGGCTGTTGACTTCGCCATCACCGTCGCCGTCACAGGTTTGGGTGCCGGTTCCGGCTGTTGTCCAGCAGGTGGCGGGGGTGGCATGTGCCGCTCCCCAATAAGCGGTCGCATTATCCATATCGCCAGGCAGTGCATCATATTTGAGCTTAA from Rickettsiales bacterium harbors:
- a CDS encoding prepilin-type N-terminal cleavage/methylation domain-containing protein; the protein is MKDMKDMKDMKDMKDMKEGFTLLELSIVLVIIGLIIGGITVGQDLIRSAELNSVVSELNKYRTAINTYKLKYNALPGDHDNATAYWGAVSGSCTTVAGTGTQTCDGDGDGKVNYMWTAGTQNIHESWRAWEHLANAEIIPGTFSGISNTGCTSVGHCAAAGDNIATSKVASSGAWHLFYAELSYTWEGKNKERNLLVLGDTGRLGGDGANIPWRGLVLNPQEMYNIDTKIDDGTPNKGKIVNMNQTNGTAVGTYNPNCTTVAGSIMSYSLAYTDVACTLFADL
- a CDS encoding prepilin-type N-terminal cleavage/methylation domain-containing protein, with amino-acid sequence MFSPPQESKLSGSAQMKHQGFTLLELSIVLVIIGLIIGGITVGQEMIKSAELNSVVTDVTKYTVAVNTFKLKYDALPGDMDNATAYWGAAHATPATCWTTAGTGTQTCDGDGDGEVNSLHYTPTGAHEHWRFWEHLSNSEILSGDFTGIVPAAGSLSSPESKLANAQWHFYYVDGASSWGKATSARHVLSLSTATVLATGAAGAGVMSAPDLYSIEKKIDDGMANSGTITDPNSGGALAAGAGGIGMPDAALCSDSTILDGDYRLSSDSIDCTPIFDVD